The Xiphophorus couchianus chromosome 18, X_couchianus-1.0, whole genome shotgun sequence DNA window aaacaattaaagtaaaaaataaaagttctggTCGATAGTAAATGCCATAAGAAATGCTACCAGGAAACCTAAGAAAAGCCTTACTCTATCCGAGTGGTCACTCTCTCCACACATATCTCTGTTACGTCGCGACGTGCCCACGCTGGTTTACGTTTGTGTAAACGCAGCCAATCCTGAGCCGTGTTAAGGGACAGTCGGTGTGGCTGTTTTAGGATCCTGGAGGAATAGCAAATCCCGGCCCCGGATTAATCTCCTCTCTGCGGCGTTTCCTGTCCGGATCCCCGGAGATGAACAGCGTCGGGGAGGCCTGCACGGAGCTGAAGCGGGAGTACGACCAGTGCTTCAACCGCTGGTTCGCGGAGCACTTCCTGAAGGGGGACCGGAGCGGGGACCCGTGCACCGAGACCTTCCGGAAGTACCAGCGCTGCGTGCAGAAGGCCATCAAGGAGAAGGACATCCCGATCGACGGGGTGGAGTTCATGGGGCCCAACAAGGACAAACCTGAGAGCTGATGGAGCGGAGgaactggttctggtccggttctgatcTGGATCCGGGGCCATGAGGCCCGCAGCCGGCAGCTGACTGGACCAGCGGGTCCCTGGAGCTTTGGGTTGTACTTTAGGaggcctcacacacacacacacacacacacacacacacacacacacacacacacacacacacacacacacacacacacctggactggactggactgaactctgacctcagcAGGTTGGACTGCAGTTGACTGAGTCCAGATCCTCGAGGCTGAGCGGGACGGGGTTACGTCTCTGACCAGATCTCTGTTTCCGGTTGATTTTCTGCATTAAAGTatgaaaactgatatttttgtgcttttgttgttGCAGCCTGCTCATCATTTCACTCACAGCTTCAACCCGAACCGCTGATCGGTTCAGAGATAAATGCATGTTGACGGTTCTGATTGTTTGTAGGTGAATCTGCTCAGATAAATGAGTTTTGACCTGAAGGTCTGACGCGCTGCGGTCTCCATGTCGACACGTTTCCATCCCAGCAGGggaaacaaattcattttttagCCATAGTCAGATATTATCTCAATATTTGTTTgaggtgtttttgttgttgcataaTATGTAGTTGATGAATAAAATTCTTGATCAATCTTTATGCTTTTGAAgaaattttttaactttaaaatattctggtttatttattttgctcagAATAAACTCTAAAGCTCAGAGAAACAATTTATTCTCTcaatttttcccctttttgggTTCAGAGCTTCACGCTGTTTCTCTGCCTGAGAGTCAAAATGGGAAAATCCCATAATTATAAAAGAATCTCATTAAAATCAGCCAGTGGATCTTGGGTAAGATTTTCCCTGAGCACTGTCTTGCAGGCCGCCTGCAGCGTTCAGTCGGGACTTTCATCTATAATTCTTACTGTTCAGTTTCTTCTAGATTTGATCTGTTCTCCTTTAATCGACACATAaaccttcctgctgctgcagcagaaaagtACGACAGCTCGACTGGGACGTAGAGGTGAAGAGGGTCAGTTTCACTTTAGATGTGTTTAAagcttaaatgtgtttaatgtgtttaaagCTTAAATGTCAGGTGGGAACAGGGAGATGTTCCACTGCAAAACCCAGGACCTGCCTGGAGGTTCGGTGGATTCATCCAGAAACCGTCTGCGATTTAttttgttaaggaaatatggctatttttgagtgtttaatatagttaagctaatgccatgtgcgtttaagtagatcaacattcctatttggacaaatgacAAGCTGAGGCAAGGTAGAAGATCAGAGATAAACAgtctcctggcaaggctgtaacttagagcagccataaaacactatgctcttgaaaggctttgaCTTGGAATGTGGAGGCGGAAGATGCTTTTATCTCTCTGAAACAGCAATTGGCTGCTGCTGCCCAGTTGGCTGTCCCAGATTATGCTTCGCCCTTTTATTTGGATGTTTCTGTTACAGAACTGATGGTTAATGcagttctgtttcagaaaaaaggGGGAGACAGGAGAATCCTCCAATATGTCAGCGCAATGTTGGATCCAATGGAGAAAAGACATCCGGCATGTACAAGACATGCAGCAGGTGTGGGAAAAATGATTCAAAAGACAGCACACATTGTGATGGGTCATCCATTACAGGTTATGACATCACACAGCGTGGTGGCATATGTGAATTCACAACATTTCACATTAACTACATTGAGACAACAAAAACTGAGCAAAATTCTGGAATCACCTAATATAACTTTTGTACATAACGGAGCGAATATGGCTGACAGGATGCAAGATGGACAGCCACCCAACTGTGACGAATTAGtactgaaggaagaaaagataAGACCGGACCTACAAGCTTCTCCTTTAGAAGGTGAAGATGTGAAAAACTTTTATACAGAcggttgttgttttaaacatgacaCAGACGGTTTGAGAGCAGCATATGCGATAATAGTGGAAGACTTGGGCAGtgagtttcatgttttaaaggCAGAAAAGCTGCAGGGTGCCCAATCGGCACAGAGGGCAGAAGTAAAAGCAATGGTCGAAGCACTGAAACTAGCTGAGGGAATGAGGGTGAATCTTTACAGTGATTCAGCTTATGTGGCTAGCGCTGTACATGTGGAACTTCCTCAGTGGCTCAGAGCAGGATTTATGACTGCAACACAAAAGcccataaaacatgaaactgaaatgaaagaatTGGCGGAGGCATTACTGTTGCCTCAGTCTGTGGCTGTGATTAAATGCAAGGGACATGATCAGAGCAAGACCAGAGTTGCAGCAGGAAACGCAGCCGCAGATGAGGCCGCTAAGAGGGCAGCGGGATACCTGACATCTCTGGTGATGGTGAGTACTGAACTTGAACAGGTCGAACAAAATCACcttgaaaaaattatttctcatcAGAAAACCGTGTCACCTGAGGAACGATCAGTCTGGAGAGCAAGAGGTGCCGTCTGCAATGAAGGACTCTGGTGGGGACCAGACGGTAAAGTAATTCTTCCTCCAAATATGAGATTCCAGGTTTTCCAGGAAGCTCACGGACTCGGACATGTGGGTATTGCACAGATGCTAAAAAATCTAGAGCACTGGTGGCATCCATTTTTGAGAGACATGGTCAAGGAATAtgtgaaaacatgtgaaatttGTGGACAACACAATGCAAAACCAACTATTAGGCCACCAGTGGGACATTTCCCTTGTACTACACAACCGGGTaaggaaataattattgatttcacAGACATGATAACACCCGTTAGAGGATACAGGTATGTATTAATGTGTGTGGATGCATACTCGGGCTGGCCAGAGGCGTGGCCAGCAAAAAAGGAGGACAGCAAAACTGTCATAAAGTGTCTGATCAACCATTACATTCCGACCCATGGATTTCCAGAGAAGGTGAGATCAGATAACGGCACTCATTTTAAGAACCAAGATCTGCAGAAAGTGGAGCAGCTGCTTGGATTGAAACATTCTTTCGGTACAGTATATCATCCTGAGTCACAAGGCAAGGTTGAGAGGTTAAACCAAACTATCAAACAAAAATTGGCCAAAGTATGTGCACATACCAAATTAAATTGGGTAGATGCTTTGCCTATTGCTTTGATGTCTGTTCGAATGTCTATTAATCAAACAACAGGGTTCTCTCCATTCGAGCTCCAGACCGGACGGATTTTTCCAGGACCTGGGAGTCGTGTGCCTGGATGGAAAGGTGAACTTGCACATTTATCTCAtaaaaatttctttactgagtTACAGAGTCTGGCTGCGGAATTTGCGAAATACCAGACGGCACAGGAGCGTCCAGCTTCAGGACCAGTTCCAGGAATCGACTGGGTGCGCCTGAAGGTCATCAAACGGAAGTGGTCTGAACCTCGCTTCACCGGACCACACCGAGTAGTGGAGAGGACGTCCCATGCTGTTCGTCTACAAGGGAAAGGAGACACCTGGTTTCATTGCAGTCAGTGCACAGCAGCCGAGGAGCCACAGCGTGCGCTCCGAGACGTACAAGAAGAGCTTCGACTTCAATCTTCGGACGAGGAGCAACGCCAGGTGCTTCCAGGAGGGAGTGTAGCAGGAATTCCTGCCACAACCACTTCAGGTTCCTGAAATTCAAGGTTTAAAAGGCTCGGACAGGCATAATAATCCTGTTCCGATgtccttccattgaggaagaaTGAGATTTCATACTCTCCTTAAAAACTCACTGttatattggcataataatccaattttcagtgagcaACGGCTGCGAAGGTGGAAACTTGAGGTTTCCAACCGAGGAGGATCAGGCTACAAGAAGATCCACATTAACTCATTTTATTGCGAGTTTTCGTTTTTGCGAACTTTAAAAGAACTTTCGTCTTTGCGtgtaatttttatcattttttgaagaagatttcatattttgtttttgacagactatcaaagaacatttgaaaaaaaaaaaaaaaaaaaaaagaaaactattgtGTAATTCtttatgtctgcatgtttttgattggtggcgagtatttttttttaagtttccagAACAATTTTTAGTTAGTGTTATATACATATCTTAgtcttatttttgcatttttacattttggggTGTTATGTGTACTGTGTTTTTGGGTTGCATTATGATAATTGAGTTTAtgattttttcatatttgtagAATGATAAGTGCCTTTCACGCTTAATGTTACCGGTGAAACTATGCGGTTAAAAGGTGAGTATTAAAATTGTTGAATAACGCAGGATTACAATTGACAGGTTCGCATGATGGGGTTCAGCTTAAGATACATGAACTGGGAGTGGAAGTTTTTGCTAGGTGTGTTTCTTGAACTCAATTTGCTGGGAATGTGGGTTTTCGGAGGATCCACGAGTGGAATCATTTCCTCACAGACACTTGATCTCCAACCGAGTTTTGTCGAGTGCGGAGTGTCTTGCGGAAATGCGACTGTTCGTGTGGAGCGTTCTTTGAGACCTCCTGTTGATAAGTGCCTCACTAAGTATCGTGGAATTGAGTTGAACTATACTCTGGGTACTGTAACTAATTACCAAATTGATCTGTGTGAGGTAATTCGTTGCTGCTGGTCGACTCCTCAATCCTGGCAGAAGACATCTGTGTATTTGTGTGGTGATCTGACCTTCCAGCGACATTGTATTACTCAGGAAAATGGGGTTCGACACTTGTGTCCCACTTGGAAATCGGCTTTCAGATGGGTGGGATCAAGTTGGAGTCCACTGTATGCTCATAAATCTGTCACTGAATATGACAAGGTTACCATAAGACGAGGGACTTTAAGACATTCTCCAGCGACGGGTAAAAATCCTTTAGTGCTAACCATTTCCTCGATGCAcgatgttttctttaaacagtaTCCGGCAGATTCAGCTGTTTATTTGACTCTAGGTGCTTCAATTGACGATAAAGATCCACTTgggattattaaaattaatatgGTCAGACCTGAGGGGGAGGAAGACAGGGATATGGAAATTCCGGATCAGCATGCGGCTAAGATTGATTACACAGCAGTTTCACCATTGGACATCATTCAAACAGCGACTGGGTATAGGGAAAAAAATTTATGGCTGAATTGGATGGTTCAAACGGCTAAAGAAACTAATATTGGGAACTGCATTGCATGTGCTACAGCTAGACCTCATTTGTATACTGAACCTGCCCCATTACACTTGGGAGATAGTTGGGGTTTTGATTGCATGTTGAGATTAACAACTGAGGCAGATCCCATAAATTGTGATGCGCTTGCCAAAATATATCCACCTATTAATAACTACACTCAGACGGGAACTTTTCTTCCGGTTAAGGGTAAAGggttgtatgtgtgttttaattttactcatcTTAAGCCCGATTTCAATCTCGGACAGATTTCTAGTGATTGGTGTAATGTTACTTTAACAGCGGCCGGAATCGGGAGTTGGGCAAGAGCtggactttattatttttgtgggGGTGATAGATTATATGTGCGTATTCCTCCTAAGACTGTTGGAGTATGTGCCATGACTCGCCTGGCTGTGCCGCTTATGGTTGTAGGAGAAAGACTTGATCCTGTAGGACTGCAGGTGCTCACTTTACAGACTCAGAGGCACAAGAGACAGGTGCGTAATACACGTTTTGATACTGCATTTGATTTGACTACCAATTCTCCCACTTATGTAGATGCCATCGGCGTGCCGAGAGGGGTCCCGGATCAATATAAATTGGCGGATCAAATTGCAGCAGGTTTTGAAAATATACCAGTGTTATCAGCTCTTTTTCCTATCACGCcgaataaaaatgttgataggATAAATTATGTCCATTATAATCTTTTGAGGCTAGCGAATCTGACCAGGGATGCTGTTGGTGTCATGATGGGTTAAAAGTttctagcccacatgcagaacaccagaCAGGAGAGTAAGAatcagtttaaatgatttatttaggTACACAATTATCAGAGTGTGGGAAGGTGGTCTGGTCCAGGGAATCAACTGTAACGGGCAGCAGTGGTTCACTGCGAGGGGAAAAAGCAGActggtgagttcaggggtcgTGGGAATATGGAAAACTCAGATGAAACACAGGTTGTTCTTACTTGGTGGTGGCTGGATCTGAATCTTGGAGGGTTACTGAGTATGTCCAGGGTCTCAGTCTCTTAGTGGGTCCAGGAACAAACGGAGGAGTGCGGCGGAGaacggacaggtaggctcgggtgcAACGGAGACACAGAGGAGTGGTTCGACCGCCAGCCGTGGGGTCCAGGAGATACTTGCAAAACaacggagaggtgagtctgggaactcgggcaaccagtgggtatcttccacggcgtcacgagggaggTTCTGAAACCAGGAAAGCTGCCAGGCTCTGGTCCACGGGTCCAGAGTGTCAAAGGGATCACCTGAAggcaacagaggaacacaaagaGAATCACTAGAAGGCTCAAGGCAACGAGGAACACAGAGACAGGGCTcaagggggctcagaggtaccgtgactggcaaacactcaggcgacgcTGGACTGGCGATCAACTCCTTAAGTATGCTCCGCTGATGAGGGTAATAGATGACAGCTGTGGCTGATGACACCACCGCACTCCAACCGGAacctgtcgccatctggtggtaagaGGTGGACAGGAAAACCCCACCAAGAGAACCAGAGaaccccggaacataacagtTGGGGGTTTGAAGGAGCAGTTAGCTCCTACTTCTTTAATGACAATTCAAAATCGGATGGCGCTGGACATGCTGTTGGCCGAAAAGGGTGGAGTCTGTTTTATGTTCCAAGAGAGCTGTTGTACTTTCATTCCGAACAATACGGCCCCTGATGGATCTGTCACTCGAGCGTTGGAAGGTTTGAGAATTTTGAGTAACACTATGCATGAACATTCAGATATTGATGCTGGTTTGGACAGGTGGTTCTCTACTATGTTTGGTAAATGGAAAGGGATTGTCATGTCATTGTTAGTTTCTGTGGCTACGTTTGTGGCCATAATAGTCACATGCGGATGCTGCTGTGTTCCGTGTATACGCTCGCTTATCATTAGGCTTATTGCAGTTTCAATTGAGAAGGGAAGCAGCGGCCCACCGCCTCCACCGCCCTATCAGATGCTTTTTCGGGGAGCTGCTGATGGGGGGGTTGTGGAGCTGGGCGGTTCTATTTGAACAGGGGGAATTGTTATTTCATTTAGTATATTACGTAGTTTTAGTTCCTATATTAGAAGGCATAATCGATTTGTTTGTGAGGTCTGATTTCTATAATTCTCAGACCTCAACAGGGGGaattgttaaggaaatatggctatttttgagtgtttaatatagttaagctaatgccatgtgcatttaagtagatcaacattcctatttggacaaaggACAAGCTGATGCAAGGTAGGAGTTCAGAGATAAACAgtctcctggcaaggctgtaacttagagcagccataaaacactatgctcttgaaaggctttaaattagtaggccataaataatatcttccccggctcacaggtcagaggtcgggggtttcccaggggctcagagctgcatctggagttgatcacagccttggaatcttggaaacacttaggtttaatttctgatacacctttttaatattggtagcaatagtgtgttagattaaagtatattacccaagctacaagtactaatctagtaaatcgaatgtatttgaaaatgtactaactatgacaatatcggaatcaaaagagaatgatttgaatgttatgtttcacaggttgaaaaagacttctatctcattattgtttgtgataaggtaaagattcaaatctttggagaagctgactgcagaggagcaagataggttttgtgaaaataacttataactttaataactaaaatgactcttgatatttgtcattaaaactcaggggaaggtctaagttttttccaaggtagctcttggttggtcaaaacaGAGGTACGCCcttatttgcatatattaacaaagagaaacgccttcactagaaaaggGAATGCTCAATAATAAGAATTCAGACAActgccctgttttgcttttaagcaaccagctgtctccaaaggcgcctttgttcttttcttttaattcttttgtctcaggtaaagaatgtacttctttgtactctgaagtttcttgttaaattcatacggtgttttctattgaattaaactctgtatctctgtgacgtcatcgcGCCTCGCCGTCTTCTTTCCAGCCGTGACGAcatccgctcgggacccgggctaacaggaggaaaagagagccatgctttttccaaaatttaagctaacctaataaatttcctccttaataATTTCTAGAATGTAAACAGATCCTTCATTTGGGAAAGGAAGGGACTTTTTACCActgtctatgtgtgtgtgtgtgtgtgtgtgtgtgtgtgtgtgtgttaatcctgcaaataaatgagaaattgtGCATTTTACATGCACTCTGATGTGTGATTTCTCCTTCTGCAGAGATGTTTCATAAAGCAGTGAAGAACTGTAATGTTTCGGCTCCAGTTGCCTGATGAACTCCTTCTGTTGCCGTTTCCTTCCGCCATTATTACAGCAGCAACACGTGGCAACCAGTCCCTGCTGTTATGTTGCCGACCTCATGCCGTAGCCTAGCAAAGAGTTTCGCTTGAGCTCCATCTCTTCACTTTTAAATGGTAATTCATATTTGATTAAaactttctgtaaataaatagttttttatgtgGAAAACCTTAATACTCCTCTCCTGTTGATGTTAAATAAAGTTCCTGATTGTGGGCACCGCTAGCtgcgctaaccctaaagcactaatcataatcAGTTCCTAACGTTAAGATGCTAcatcaacatggtatttagtgaaagctaacgctaaagcgctaacttcaGCCATGTTGATACCCAGCATGTGTCACACAGATAACATGAGCAGAATTCAAAGAAAttcattaatatatatttacatttgtttaattgaCACCTTGTTGGTTTGTTGTACTGTTATATTTCTATCCAcctcattttttgttgtttacttggTGCaatagtttcttttaaaaaagagagaacaggCAAGAGGAAACAGAACCGCTGAGTtaacagacttcaaaataagagcattacTATAAATATCTACATAAATCATTCATAACAGTCTAtga harbors:
- the triap1 gene encoding TP53-regulated inhibitor of apoptosis 1, which codes for MNSVGEACTELKREYDQCFNRWFAEHFLKGDRSGDPCTETFRKYQRCVQKAIKEKDIPIDGVEFMGPNKDKPES
- the LOC114161717 gene encoding uncharacterized protein LOC114161717; the encoded protein is MMGFSLRYMNWEWKFLLGVFLELNLLGMWVFGGSTSGIISSQTLDLQPSFVECGVSCGNATVRVERSLRPPVDKCLTKYRGIELNYTLGTVTNYQIDLCEVIRCCWSTPQSWQKTSVYLCGDLTFQRHCITQENGVRHLCPTWKSAFRWVGSSWSPLYAHKSVTEYDKVTIRRGTLRHSPATGKNPLVLTISSMHDVFFKQYPADSAVYLTLGASIDDKDPLGIIKINMVRPEGEEDRDMEIPDQHAAKIDYTAVSPLDIIQTATGYREKNLWLNWMVQTAKETNIGNCIACATARPHLYTEPAPLHLGDSWGFDCMLRLTTEADPINCDALAKIYPPINNYTQTGTFLPVKGKGLYVCFNFTHLKPDFNLGQISSDWCNVTLTAAGIGSWARAGLYYFCGGDRLYVRIPPKTVGVCAMTRLAVPLMVVGERLDPVGLQVLTLQTQRHKRQVRNTRFDTAFDLTTNSPTYVDAIGVPRGVPDQYKLADQIAAGFENIPVLSALFPITPNKNVDRINYVHYNLLRLANLTRDAVGGLKEQLAPTSLMTIQNRMALDMLLAEKGGVCFMFQESCCTFIPNNTAPDGSVTRALEGLRILSNTMHEHSDIDAGLDRWFSTMFGKWKGIVMSLLVSVATFVAIIVTCGCCCVPCIRSLIIRLIAVSIEKGSSGPPPPPPYQMLFRGAADGGVVELGGSI